From Pantoea sp. Ep11b, the proteins below share one genomic window:
- the clpS gene encoding ATP-dependent Clp protease adapter ClpS, whose product MANTNDWLNFEHLAEDKVREGLKPPSMYKVILNNDDYTPMEFVIDVVQKFFSYDVERATQLMLKVHYHGKAICGVFTAEVAETKAAQVNNYARENHHPLLCTLEKA is encoded by the coding sequence ATGGCAAACACAAACGACTGGCTTAACTTTGAACATCTGGCCGAAGATAAAGTACGCGAAGGATTAAAGCCACCTTCAATGTATAAAGTCATTCTGAATAATGACGATTATACACCTATGGAATTTGTTATTGACGTTGTACAAAAGTTCTTTTCTTATGATGTTGAACGTGCAACGCAACTGATGTTGAAAGTTCACTATCACGGCAAAGCGATCTGTGGTGTATTTACTGCAGAAGTCGCGGAAACAAAAGCGGCCCAGGTGAACAACTATGCGCGGGAAAACCATCATCCGTTGCTGTGTACGCTGGAAAAAGCCTGA